GAATCCAGGCAGCGGGTTTTTGTGAGGTAGGCATATACCCGCGCGAACTTACCTTCCGCTTTTGAGGGCAGCTCGAACTTTTTCGGTTCGGCCGGTTTTGGTTCGGGAGGGGTGTACTGTGGAAGGCTGTCCAGTCTATCACCTACATATTTTTCTTTCAGCGATCTGATAGCTTCTTTTTCATTCATACCGCCGAAGTGCATCGCAAAATCAATTGTGCTGCCGCCCACTCCTACCGAGAAACGATGAAAGCTATTTGTGTCAGTATAGAAACGAACGCTATCATGCTCTTTTAAGGTGTAGTAGCCGCCGATTCGCTGGGGGGTGAAGCCCATATCCTCCGCGACTTGCAAAATAGAAACGCCGCGCTTGATGTAATCAAGTACGGCGGCATCCTGTTCTTTATAATCGCGCTGCGACTGTTTTTGATGGTTTTGTTTGGCTACGGAGGCCTTATTCGGTACAGGTTCGGGGGAAGAAGAAAGCTCTTGGAACATCTCACGATCTTCCTCATACCCGCATTCCTTCATCATGCGTAGAACTTCATCTATCTGTAGGCCCCTATCGATCAGTTCCTTGCGGTCAAAGTCTTCCAACGCTTTTGCCCACCGTACCGATTTTATATTCGTCTCAAATTGGTCTGTTACGGGATCATAGCCGATAATCTCTTTTTCCTCCAGATAAAAGGGTGTTTCTTCCCTCCAAGCATTAAAGCCAAGTTCGAAACCGTTTGCTTTATCTAAAACAAAAATTGTACCGTCGTGATCTCTATCGGGATGCGTTTCATAGAGTTTTTGCAGTATATTTTTATTTTTGTTTTCTGCCATTTCCGGTGTACTCCTTTCTGTATTTGGTACCGGCGACAGCTGCTGTACTTCAAGTGTCTTCGCTATGTTTTGTAATGGTTTCGGTAAATCAGAAATATTACGATATACAAGCCAGGTATCACCATTCAGCCCATCGTTATCTGATCCCCATACCATTGTCCAGCCTGTTTCTTTTTGAAAACTGTTTGCTGCTTTCTCGTCGTAAAAAGTTTTGTAGAACTCTTGAAATGGGTTTTCTGCTGATCCTGGTTTTTCAAAGAGGCTTTGATCCTGCGGCTGATATTCTTCTTTTTCGTTTGCCGAAGTTGACCATATATAGCTGATATCAAAAAACTGATTGCGTAAATCATCCGAGAAATTGTAGCTGTCGGCCAGCTTTTCAGGTGTGAAAATTTCTTCGATATAGCTCTCTGGCCCGCCCCAATGCCGGACTGTAAAAGTTCCATTTTCAGAATTATATGAATGAAATTCTAAATCTGCCGCCGGATTGTGAAGAACATGCCCAACATAAGACTGAAAGTGAACATCCTGTTCTTTTATCCGAGTGGAAATTTCAAGATGGTGGGAGGTTTCTCGGTCTATCTCGTATCCACACTCATTCAGCATTTCTGGAATATCTTCCATACGCAGGCCCAAATCAATCAGATCACGGGGATTATAGCCCTCCAGAGTGCGTCTGTATTCCCCGTTGAGGTAAGCTCCGTTTTCAACCTCCCATAAAACAAAGGGATTCTGTTCCGTTGGGTTGAATCCAAGAGCGGCCCCGTGTACTTCATCCAAAATGACATACCCGTCATGACTTTTTGCGCCGGGATAGGTTTCTTTGAAAGTTTGCAATACCTTTTCACTCTCAGAAGGCTCAGCAGTAATCGGCTGTTTTTCTTCCTTTTCTTTTTTATCCGCTGGCTGGTCAAAACCAATAAAACCATGTACTAGTTTACTCAATTCCGAGCCACCACCGCCGAGATTGATCCATTGTTGAATTTTCTCTTCGGTAATAAATTTATCCCGCATGTCCATCATTTTTTGATATTCAAAAGGTTTATCATCAAGAAAAGTTATTTCAAAAGAATTGATTTGTTCGAGTGTGAACAGGCGTTTATCCGTCAGCATTTGCATCACGTACATGTAACGCTGCATCTGTTCAGGACTCATAAAATCCGGATGAATAGTCATGGCCTCAAAATGCTCAGTGTTGTGCTTCAAAAGGTCTTCTTCTGTTTTGAGAGGTAAGTATACAGTATGCACTTCACCGGCTGGCTCGTCATATTTTTCAACTCGGTTTCCTTGGCTATCAAATTGCGAGATTGATCCTACAGGAACCCCCATATGAAGCAAATATAGAGCTTTTTCCCAAGTTAGGTAGTTTGTGACATCGAAGCTGAATTGCAATTGCGTAATGTCAATCTCTCCATATTTGGAGTTCTTGGTTTCTCTGTTTTGGTTGACCCTTTTGTAAGTCG
Above is a window of Faecalispora anaeroviscerum DNA encoding:
- a CDS encoding DUF3991 and toprim domain-containing protein — protein: MPKNTEKEHQRPSQSPERYTVVVNGFGGPGAGKTTSCFDIVSEFKKRGFVAEYVPEFATELVWDNNLQMLDGTEKNQTFLFEEQKRRIDRLIGKVDFVVTDSPLLLNNIYIKELTPDFENKVKEAYAEYNNFNFVIERDESQFTSKGRIHNLQESKEKDQEILNMLSNYGLYHGVYNHKTVGKIIDNAVTTYKRVNQNRETKNSKYGEIDITQLQFSFDVTNYLTWEKALYLLHMGVPVGSISQFDSQGNRVEKYDEPAGEVHTVYLPLKTEEDLLKHNTEHFEAMTIHPDFMSPEQMQRYMYVMQMLTDKRLFTLEQINSFEITFLDDKPFEYQKMMDMRDKFITEEKIQQWINLGGGGSELSKLVHGFIGFDQPADKKEKEEKQPITAEPSESEKVLQTFKETYPGAKSHDGYVILDEVHGAALGFNPTEQNPFVLWEVENGAYLNGEYRRTLEGYNPRDLIDLGLRMEDIPEMLNECGYEIDRETSHHLEISTRIKEQDVHFQSYVGHVLHNPAADLEFHSYNSENGTFTVRHWGGPESYIEEIFTPEKLADSYNFSDDLRNQFFDISYIWSTSANEKEEYQPQDQSLFEKPGSAENPFQEFYKTFYDEKAANSFQKETGWTMVWGSDNDGLNGDTWLVYRNISDLPKPLQNIAKTLEVQQLSPVPNTERSTPEMAENKNKNILQKLYETHPDRDHDGTIFVLDKANGFELGFNAWREETPFYLEEKEIIGYDPVTDQFETNIKSVRWAKALEDFDRKELIDRGLQIDEVLRMMKECGYEEDREMFQELSSSPEPVPNKASVAKQNHQKQSQRDYKEQDAAVLDYIKRGVSILQVAEDMGFTPQRIGGYYTLKEHDSVRFYTDTNSFHRFSVGVGGSTIDFAMHFGGMNEKEAIRSLKEKYVGDRLDSLPQYTPPEPKPAEPKKFELPSKAEGKFARVYAYLTKTRCLDSEVVQSCMKDGLIYEDNKHNVVFVGKDAEGQVAYAAMHTTLTNSHWKGDVAGSRQGIGFMVDHNASRLYVSEAPIDALSIICLRKQQGHNIKDSNYMATCSTNKYEALYYRLRTNPHIKDVILAYDNDEAGQKASRKIFQTLKKEFPEIKISCLKINGKDPNEHLCQKNCPKNPKKKIAQEVER